The sequence TCCTCTGAATATTGTCCCTTCTAATCGTCTTCCTCATTTCTGCAACACCTTCCCAAGAGTTTGCCTGTGCATATATATTTGACAATAGCACATAGTGTCCATCACCAAGAGGATCCAGAACTCGCAGTTTGGCCATGGCTTCCTCTGCAATCTCCACATTCTTATGGATGCGACAGGCCCCAAGTAGTGCTCTCCAGATAATTGTGTCGGGTTCGAATGTCATGCTCCTGATGAGTTGTCTTGCCTCCTCAACATGGCCTGAACGCCCCAGAAGATCAACCATACATCCATAGTGCTCAACTGTTGGCTCTATACCATGAACTTCATTCATTGATCTAAAATACTTCTTGCCTTCGCTCACAAGGCCAACATGAGTACACGCGATAAGAACACCGACGAAGGTGACCCCATTCGGTTTCATCCCTTCAGATATCATCTTCGAGAACAAGCTGAGCGACTCATGGCCAAGCCCGTGATTGGCCAGTCCGATAATCATTGAACTCCAAGTTTGCACATCCTTCTCTGGCATTCTGTCGAACACTCTCTGTGCACTCTCAATGTCACCACACTTGGCATACATGTCGATCAGAGCAGTGCCAAGCTTCAAGTCCAGCTCTATCCTGTTGCTCTCCACGAAGCGGTGTACCTCTGCACCAACGGCCAGCGCTCCCAAATCACTGCACGCCGAGACCACGCTCACCAAGGTAATGCAGTCCGGGATGATGCTGGCGGCGTGCATCTCCCGCCACAGCTCCAGCGCTTCCTTGGATCGCCGGCTCTTAGCGTAAGCGGAGATCATCGAGCTCCAGGAGAAGGAATCCCTGTCCTCCGTCCCGTCGAATATCTCCCTCGCCAAGCCGACCTCCCCTCTCATGGCGTAACCATGGATCATCGTGTTCCAGGACACCAAGTCCCTCAtcggcattccgtcgaacaccttcCTGGCCTCCGCGACCTCGGAGCGCGAGACGTACGCAGAGAGCATGACGTTGCAGAGGAACACGTCGCGCAGGGGCGCCTCGTCGAAGGCGTCCCGCGCGAGGTCGACGCGCCCCGCCTTGGCGTACATCTCGACGAGCGCGGTGCGGACGaagaggtcggcggcggcgaaccccGACCtgagcgcgcgcgcgtggagcgcggcgccgacggacacgggcgccgccgcggacccGCACGCCTGGAGCGCGACGGAGAGCGAGAAGGAGGTGGCGAGgagccgcggcgcgcgcgggaggagcccggcgaggaggcggagggacTGCAGCGGGAGGCTCGCGCGGAGGTAGGCGCGCATCACGCCGGTGGCGTAGAGCACGTCCGGCCTCGCCGACTTCTCGAGGCGCGCGTGCACTGCCTGCTGCTCCGgcaacgccgccgtcgccgccgccgccgctcctcgcttGCCGCGCATCGagtcgagagagagggagatccCCCCCTAGTTTTTACATGGCGtttaaaaaacatcaaaatatttgaaaattttaataagataaaacaaTATGATATAAAATTCCACGAACATACAAGTTCGAATTCgatttatataattaaaaacaaatatgataaatttgattgttatatttattgtcaaatttatttttttatacttatatataaattaaatttgaacatacatatttgtggagtgatatattacatattgatctattttattattttataaaaacgAGGAAAATTGCTATGCACACAACATGTACAACTAAAATTGATTAACGGTTGTAAACAGTTGCAATGCATATGaacatattcttttttattGATCTATGTTGTGCTCCttctgtttaaaaaaatccaacctcCTACTACGatgtaaaatattttatgtatgtccagattcgttgtcacATCCtattacttgtttttttttacgaagggaGTACGTCTTTAGTTGTACtcgaaaaggagaggagaggagagggctTTAGCAGGAGCTAAGCAGTTGCGTGAGTTAATCCTGCACTCTGTATAATGTACAGCTATAGTGGTTCtccattttccttttatctctagGGGTTTGTATTTTCTCATGCTCTATCCAATGAAAAGGcactccgttcaaaaaaaaaaaaaaaaaagagagagagagagaggagagtttcccggggagagagagaaaggggaggcAAATTGCTCGGGAAAAGTCAGGTGCTTCTCGGCCGCCAGATCGGCGGAAGCGATATCCGACGGGTATAACGCCGCCACGTAGTCATCCGCACGAGGCAAATACGTGGAGCGGCCTCGGCTGCTGCTTCTTCCATTCGCTTTCGCCTACCCGCCGCCGGAGAAGTGGTCGGCCCCCGTCGAGAGGGAGGGTTAGacagggagaaggagaggatgaggagcAGCGAGGCCATGGAGCTCCTGGGCCTCCCAGCGCACACCCGCCCGTCGCCTTCCGAGGTATTCATCTTCTCGATTCCCTCTCTCGCCGCTCCACCGACGAATCTCCAAATCCGATGCTTCTTCCTGGGGGTTGGTACGGCCTTGATTAGGTAGCTCTTGCTCGGAAGAAGCGATTTTAGAGCTGGATTTTGGCGGGACGGGGTGCCAATTTGAGAACCTGATTGCTATGCGGTTGGGAGTTCTTTGAGTTTGTGGTGTTGTTCTGAACCTCTGAAGCTTTTGATTCAGGTTAAGGCTGCGTATAGGAGAATGGTGATGGAATCGCATCCTGATCGTGTCCCGACGCATCAGAAGTCTCAAGCCGAGTCAAAATTCAAGCAGGTCAGGTACAGATTGATCTCTGATCATTGTGGAAAACTCCTAGGCCATCATGTTTTTCGGTTTCATGGTGACGGTGTGCTTCAAGCATGAACTTTATGATAT is a genomic window of Oryza glaberrima chromosome 7, OglaRS2, whole genome shotgun sequence containing:
- the LOC127780557 gene encoding pentatricopeptide repeat-containing protein At5g48910-like, with amino-acid sequence MRGKRGAAAAATAALPEQQAVHARLEKSARPDVLYATGVMRAYLRASLPLQSLRLLAGLLPRAPRLLATSFSLSVALQACGSAAAPVSVGAALHARALRSGFAAADLFVRTALVEMYAKAGRVDLARDAFDEAPLRDVFLCNVMLSAYVSRSEVAEARKVFDGMPMRDLVSWNTMIHGYAMRGEVGLAREIFDGTEDRDSFSWSSMISAYAKSRRSKEALELWREMHAASIIPDCITLVSVVSACSDLGALAVGAEVHRFVESNRIELDLKLGTALIDMYAKCGDIESAQRVFDRMPEKDVQTWSSMIIGLANHGLGHESLSLFSKMISEGMKPNGVTFVGVLIACTHVGLVSEGKKYFRSMNEVHGIEPTVEHYGCMVDLLGRSGHVEEARQLIRSMTFEPDTIIWRALLGACRIHKNVEIAEEAMAKLRVLDPLGDGHYVLLSNIYAQANSWEGVAEMRKTIRRDNIQRIPGRSSIEWDEKIHEFVSGDRLHPRSKEIYRVLEEMMDRLKQAGYKPMTGLVLQDIDEQSKERSLAEHSEKLAIAFALLTTPARSTIRITKNLRACEDCHSAMKLISLVYDRKLIVRDRNRFHHFSEGQCSCKDYW